Below is a genomic region from Fusobacterium canifelinum.
GTACAAAGTGCTCTGTATATTGTATCCACTGTTGGATGATTATGATTATCTAACAGATATTGAAATATTTTCATTCTTTGATAGGAAGGTTTTATATTATGTTCTTTTAGGTAATTTCCTATATCACCTGTATGTAATTGTAATTCCATATTCTTCCCCTTTCTAAATTAATAAAAAAATATTTTTACAATCTTAACTTGATTAGTTATATATTATATTAGAACTCTTTATATGTCAAGTTATTTTTATTGATAATTAAAATCAAAACAATTTCTTTTTCATAACATATCTATGGATACCTTCCCCATATTCATCTTCTAAAAGTTTTTCTTGAGTATATCCACGTTTTTTATATAAATTTATTGCAATTTCATTTTCAGGAGCAACTGTCAACTCTATTTCTTCATAAGATAAATCTCTTAGTATTTTTTCTGTTTCATTCAATATATAGTTTGCATAACCCTTATATCTATATTTTTTCAAAGTTGATATACCATATAAAAATAAAGATTTTTTATTAAAAACTTGCATATACTCTACTATACACACTATCTTATCATTTTCTTTTATAACAAAAACCAAGCCATATCTTATAAGAGCTTTTATTATCCAAAGATCAACATTCCCATTTCCTTCAAAAGCCTCTTGCTCTATTTCTACAATTTTTTTCATCACTTCAAAATCAGGATTTTTTATATAAATTAATTCCATAATTCCTCCTTCCAACTTCATTTATTTTTTATTATAACATTAAGTAAGGGATTTCAAAAATAATAAAAATATGTGTCTAGAAAGTATTGAGGATTATTAAATTTAAAAAAATAAAAAATTTATCTAAAAGATTTATTTTATAAAAACCAATAATTTCAATACTTTATAAAAAATAGTGGACATGTTTTGAAATATTTTTCTTGTTTTTTGATAAAAAATAATATATAATGTAATTAATTATAGCATTTATGTTTTACTAAAAATATATAAATGTTATAAAATAAAAAATTTGGAGGTATGAATATGGGATTAATACGTTATATTGAAGAAAAACGTCTTGAAAGAGAAAGAGCGATTAGGAATGAAAAATTAATTGGAACAATGAAATTTCTTGCAAGCGTTGGGGCAGGATTTACACTAGGTATCCTATTTGCTCCAAAATCAGGAAAAGAAACTAGAAAAGGCATTGCTAACGCAACAAAAGAAGGTCTTAATTTTGTAAGTGAAAATCTTAATAATGCAAAAAATTATGTAAAAGATAAAGCTGCTAATATAAAAGAGGTTGTTGCAGAAAAATATGATGAACTTAGAAAAGAAACTATTCCAGAAAAAATTGAAGATTTTGAAGAGGAAGTGCAAGATACAGCTGACAATATCGAAGAAAAAGCTGAAGATGTAAAAGAAAAAGTAAAAAAATGGTAAGAAACTAGGAGGAAAATATGGTAACAATTAATTTGGATTTAATTATAAAAGTTCTTCTAAGTATAGCACTTACAATATTTTTTATATTACTTTTTGTTACATTAATAAAGATTATTTCATTTTTTTCAAAAATAAATTCTCTATTAAAGAAAAATAAAGAACAATTGGAAAAAAGTATCACTGAAATTCCTAGTCTAGTAAGAAACAGTGAAAAAATATTAGAAAATACCAATAGTAATTTAGAAAAAATAAATATTTTAGTAGAAGATATTACTAGCATCTTAAAGGTTTCAAAGAAAAATATTGTTGATAGTTCTAGTAATGTATCTACAACTTTAGAAAATATTAAAAATGTTTCTAGTAATGTTGCTGAATCTAGTAAATTTATCACTCAAAATTTTATTGATAAAACTACTGGTACTAAGAAAAATATTGGTGGTTTCATTGGTGCACTAGACACAGCCTTAGATTGTTGGGATATATTTAAAACAATATTTAAAAAGAAAAAACAATAGTTAGAAAGAGGTAAAAGATGGGAATAATAGCTTGGATAATACTAGGTGCACTTTCTGGGTGGATAGCTAGTATAATAATGGATAAAAATGCATCAATGGGAGCAATGGCTAACATAATAACTGGAATTATTGGTGCTTTTATTGGTGGAATAGTTTTTAACTTTTTAGGTGCTCAAAAAGTAACTGGTTTAAATCTTCGAGAGTGTAGAAAAAAGTCTGTAAATTATTAAAAAAAATATAGTCTTCTATGATAGAATATTAAATATCATAGGAGGCTATTTTTATGAAAGAGAAAAAAGAAGTTTACAAAGTAAAACCATTAACTGAAGGAAAGAAAAATATTATTGCTTCTTTAATTGAAGAATATGATATTAAAACTACTGAGGATATCCAAGAAGCTCTTAAAGACCTTTTAGGTGGAACTATTAAGTCTATGTTAGAAGCTGAGATGGATGAACATATTGGTTATGAGAAGTATCAGCATTCTGATGGTACTAATTATCGTAATGGAACTAAAAAGAAAAATGTTCGTTCTACTTATGGTGAATTTCAAGTTGAAGTTCCTCAAGATAGAAATTCTTCTTTTGAGCCACAAATAGTAAAAAAAAGACAAAAGGATATTTCTGAGATTGATCAAAAAATCATAAATATGTATGCGCGTGGTTTGACTACTAGACAAATTTCTGAACAAATTGAAGAAATATATGGTTTTGAATGTTCTGAAAGTTTTATCTCCAATGTTACTGATAAAGTAATAGACAAAATTCAAGATTGGCAAAATAGACCCTTAGATGAAGTATATCCAATTATCTTTATTGATGCCACTCACTTCTCTGTTAGAGAAGACAATAGAATTAAAAAAATAGCTGCTTATGTAGTATTAGGCATCTCAAAAGATGGAATGAAAGAGGTACTTAGTTTAGAAATAGGAGAAAATGAAAGTAGTAAATATTGGTTAGGAGTATTAAATGGTTTAAAAAATAGAGGTGTAAAAGACATAATGGTAATTTGCGCTGATGGGTTAACAGGAATGAAAGAAGCTATTGCTGCAGCTTTTCCACAAACAGAATATCAACGTTGTGTAGTTCATCAAGTTAGAAATACTTTAAAATATGTGTCATACAAAGATAAAAAAGAATTTTCCACAGATTTAAAGAGTATATATTTAGCTGTAACAGAAACACAAGCACTGGAAAATTTAGATAAAGTAAGTGAAAAATGGAAAGAAAAATATCCAAATTCAATGATAAGTTGGTATCAAAATTGGGATGTATTAACACCAATATTTAAATTCTCATTAGAAGTCAGAAAAGTAATATATACAACAAATGCAATAGAAAGTTTGAATAGCACTTACAAGAAATTAAATAGACAAAGAACGGTATATCCTAGTGATAAGGCGCTATTAAAGGTATTGTATTTATCAACAATGGAAGCAACAAAGAAATGGAGTCAACCATTAAGAAATTGGGGTAAAGTATATGGAGAATTTAGCATAATGTATGAGGGAAGATTTTAAGAATAAAAGAAAAGGTACTCAAAAAATGAATACCTAATCTTGACATAACAAAAATATTGTATTAATATATTAAAAAATTAACTAAATAGTTCTAATCATAGAAGACAGAGTTTACAGAAATTTTTTCACAGTCTCAAATCTTCATAGTATTTTAGTTTCTGTGGTAGGAGCTTGCATTTTAATTTGGCTACTTGGACTAATTAAGAGAAAATAAACTTTTTAAAAGAAGTGTCATAAAAAAGCTATTGCAAACTAATGATTTTTAATCATTAAATGCAATAGCTTTCTTTTTTACAAAAAGTTTAAATAATTTCTAAGATTTAGAATATAACTCTTAGTCCTAGTCCACCTCTTAGGTTTTCTCCCTTAGTATCATATCCTACATTTGCAGTTACTCCAACTCTTGTGTTGTCCAATCCAACATTTAAGTCAACTTTTACATTTCCTTTTCTGTCTTCTTTTTCTCCTCTGATGTTGAACCAATCTGCTGTTGTATCCACTACTCTCGCTTTGTTCTTACCATTAGCAACTCTTCCTAACTCATTTTCATAAGCTACTCCTAGTGTTGTCTTTAGCGCTTTCATTCCAAAGTAGTGTTTAAATCCTAATTCTGCACCTACTTCTGGTCTTACTGAGAAGTATTGATTTTGTTTTACTTCTAATTTGATTTCTCCAGATTTTTCTCTTATCTTTGATAATCTTCCATACTCTAGTTTTAATGCTGCATATGGTCTTAATGTGAAGCCTTCACTCAATCTAAATTCTTTACCTATTTCATTTCTTACTCCTATTCCATAAGTATAGTATCTTGATTTTGCATTGAATATTTCATCCACTACTAAGAATTTTCTATGCATTCTGTTACGTCCTACAAAAATGTCTCCTGATATTGTCCAATTCAAGCTATTATTATCATCAAATGGTACTGATTTTAATAATCCTACTTTCGCTTGTAACATTTGTTCTTTTGATCTTCCGATGTCTTTGAACTTAAATGTGTTATGAACTATACCTGTATACCATCCAGTACCTCTTCCTAGCTTTATGTCTTCATCTTCATGTACATAAGCTACTCCATATGCATTATTTGTATAATCTATTACTCCTGCTGTATCTGTTTTATATTCCCCTCTAGTTCCAAATGTTTTTACTTTATTTGAATCTTTAGAAGCTGTTCTCCATTCATCTCTTAGATAATCAAATTCTTTGTCTAAGATTACTCCTGTTGCATTAACTCTTTGTTGTACATTTGCATATTGGTGTCCCATCATTTCATCATAAGCTTGTATCAACAAAATTCTTTCATTATTTCCAATACTATTTAATTTTTGGAATAATTGATTTTCTCTACTTCCTAATTTTTCAACTCCATATCTTTGTTCCAAACCATCTGCAAAGTTATAAGTGTCTCTTGTTGTATTCTTATCATTTGCAAAAACAGTATAAGGGATTTTAACTAAGTATGCATTTCTTATAGTAAAATCAGGTAATTGTGTTATTGTTGCCATCCAAGTTAATGAACCTGAATAAATAGACCATTTTTCTATTCCAGATGTTCTTATCATATCATTGTATGGCTCAATCATTTTTTTACTTAATTGAATATATTTACTATTTGTATATTTTGTTGCCTCAGTTCCCACTATTAAATCTGCTTCCGTTAATCCAGCTAATTTCCCAATATTTGTTATCGGTTTTGTATAATTTATTCCAGATGTATCAATATACATTCCAACTGATGATGTAGGTATATCATTTGGACGTCTATTAGCTATTTCTTTTAACTGGATATTAGCAATTTCAGGTTTTTGTACTTTTCCATTTAGACTTATTATAGCCTCACTTGCTCCTGCTGGTGCTTTTATTTTTATTTTATCTAATCCTTCATCTCCTATAGTTTTTGATGTATCAGCTGCTTGAAGTTCTTTAATTTTTGTAGCTCCACTTCCCACTGTAATATCAAATTTTCCATAGTTCTTTATTATTGCTCCAGCCAGTAACAATCCATATCCATTTTCCGCATCTATATGTATTTTTCCACGATTATCAAGTATTCCACCAGACATAACAGCTATTCCTATTTGTTTTTTATTTCCTGTTCCAACAGTTGTTATTACTCCTGTGTTTATACCTTCTGCACCTTCTTCTATGAACATTCCTATATTTCTTTTGTTTCCACTTAGTTCAATTCTTCCATCATTCCATGCAACTGAACCTTTTCCAGTAGCATACATTCCTATACTATTTTCAGTTGTCACTTTAATTGTACCACTATTTTTTATATTCCCTGTTCCTCTTAAGACTTTATTACCTGATCCAGCTGGAACTTCTTCACTGAATCCTGCTGCCATTCCTATTCCATATTTCTTATTATCAGGATCACTGATATCAGATTTTGAAACTTTTATTTCAGCAAAATTTTCTACCAAACCTGGAGTTGTCCCTGCTGATGCACCCTTTAAATAACTATAAATTCCGACATTTCCTACTCCATTAGAAAAATCTATATTTCCACGATTTTCAGCTTTTCCTGAAACATAAAGTCCATAGTTTTCACTACCTGTTGATCTCAAATTATTGTAATTAGTTATCCTTCCTGTCCCACTTTTATCTGCTGAATAAAGAAAAATAGAATCTTTTCCTAATGTCATAACTCCAGTATTTCCAGATTTACCAGTAATTATATCATTATTTTGTCCAGTCATTACAAAGCCAAAAGAACCATCGCCTATTGAAATATTAGATGTCTCGCTTTTCAATGTTTGGTTATTTCCTGCAAGATATACAGCAACTCCTTCTTTGTTCTTTCCTAAACTTTTTCCGACTCCTAGCTTTGCTCCTTCTTTTATTTCAACTTTTCCTTCAGAAGAATATACCCCTATTCCACCATCTCCTGTTAAAGTTTCAGAAGGGGTAGCACCAGTCAAATCTAAAATAATATTTTTACCATATACAGCTATAGAGTTTTTTCCAGCAATAACTTTTCCTTTATTTTCTATGGTACTATTTAAACCATTTGCTGAATATATACCTATACTTGGACTTGTTGAGGAACTTGAATCTCCTACAGTTACTATACCTGTATTTAATACAGTATGTGGAGTTACTATTCCTTCTGAATGTACTCCGATAGATTTGTCTCCTGTTAACATAATTGTTCCTTTATTTTCTAAATTATTTATTCCTCCACTTTGAGACATTCCAAGAGCTTTCACTGAAGTACTATTAATCTTTCCTTTGCTATCATTAATAAGAGAACCATTACCTTCAATTCTCATTCCTACAGAATTAGTTCCTATTTCAATACCACCTTTATTTGTGCCAGCAGTATTGTTTTTGATATATATTCCTGAGCCATTATCTCCTATTTTTATTTTACCTGTAGTTTCATTTATAACAAATCCCCCATTTTGAGCATATAGAGCTGCTGATTTATCTCCTACTAACTCAATTTCTCCAAAATTTTCTATAGTACTTCCATTTTCAAGGTATGCTCCAACTATTTTTTCTTTTGTTGATGAAATTTTTGTTCCTGTTTTTAGAGCAGCTTGCGAACTATTCAGATTCATAAATATAGAACTGTCATTATTTAAAGTTTTCGTATTTAAATAATTAATTGCACTATCTTTTGCACTAATATATGTATAAGCATTATTAGAAGTTAAAGTTAAATTATCAGTGAAATTCTTTCCTGATTCTAAAGTTACATCCTCAAATAAATATGCTGCTGATTTTTCATCTGTTATATTTATATTTCCGGCTGTTCCTTCAAACTTAGAACCTGCGCCAGACAATTTGAATCCCACTGATTCTTTTCCTATGTCGTATCTTCCACCTGTTATATTAACTGTTGATTTTTCTGCATTTATTCCAACACTACCCTCTTTAACTGAGATATCACCACTTGAATTTAAAGTCCCATTTGTCATAAATATCCCAGTACTTCCTTTATTCAAAGAAAAATCTATCTTTCCTGTATGAGAAATCATAGAAGTTGCTGCTGGATAAGTAGTCTTATCATTATCAGCAAATATTCCAAATAGTCCTGACTTAGTACTTATGCCTTTTATCATTCCTTTATTTTCTATATTTATATTTTTCTCCCAAGTTGCAATTGAAGAAGTAATCTGATTAGTTCCCCAAATTCCAACACCATTTGTTCCTAGTTCAATTTCAGCACCTTGAGCATTTAATAGTTTTGAGTTAGAAGCTCCAAATAAGGCTACACTGTTTTCTCCTGTTCCATTTGCAGCATCCATTTTTATTTTCCCGTTATTTATTGCCTCTCCAAAATCAACAACAATAGCAGTTCCCGCTTTCTTAGAAAAATCAATTATTCCATTATTCTCTACTTTTACACTTGTACTGCTTGTTGCTCCATTAAAGTTTGCTTGAGCAATGGCTTGAGAAAGTTTTGAGCTATCAGTCCCTTTAATAGTTTTTCCTGCATCAACTTTCACATTTGAATTTATGAAGTCAACTCTATAGTATTTATCTATTGCTGCACCTGTATGATTATCTAAATTTACATCAGTATCTATAGCAAGAGACGCTTTTGTAGCTTTATATGCCTTATAATTTTGTGATGATGCAGAATCTATTTCTACATTACTTCCTAAAAAATTATTTATTACACTTGGATCTACTGTACTCAAGCCAATGTAACTTAAATTAGGGTTTGTATTGTCTAATACAAACAAAGTTGATTTATCATCCAATTTTAATTTAATTTTATTGCTTCCACTTCCATTAAACATTGCATTTAATTTTTCTGATGTTTGACCATTACTATTTCCAGGAGTCGTATCTCTGAAATAAAAAGCTGTTGCTCCATTTGTTAAATTACCTGTTACAACATTTTGATTGTTTATTTTAAATATACCGTCAGAAGTATAAGAACTTCCTGATTTAGTGTAATTATAGAATAATAGAGTCCCTGTTCCATCAGCTTCTAAAACTACTTTTTTATTAGCATCTCCACTATCTCCAAGTTGAATAGTTGCATTGTTATCAGCAAAAAGTCCCAGAGCACTTCCTTCTGCTCTTATTTTTCCTTTTTTTATTTCTGTAGTAGAAGTATTTCCGGTTGAATACAATGATATTGATTTAGTCCCTGAAGTTGAAATAGAGCCTTCTGTCATCTCAAATTTTCCTTCATGGTTATATACACCAGTTACTTTTGTTCCTTTTAATACTATATCTCCAGAATTTTTACCACTTGATTTATCATCATTAATAACCATTCCTATTGTATTATTAAGGTCTGTTGTACTATGCTTTATTCCATTTTTATTTACAACTTCTCCTCCTTTAGCTGAAAACATTCCTATTGCATTATTTGCTACTCCTGCAAAGTCTATTAATTGATTATTGGTTGCCACAGCTTTATTGGTTCCATCGCCTTTATTTGCGACCATTCCTATATTTTTTTCTCCACCAATTAAATATATTTTTCCATTATTAATAGCCTCTGGTTTAAAAGGCCCTGTATCATCTGTAGTTATTGCTCCTAAATCTACTCTCATTCCTATATTTTTATTTCCAGTAACAGTTATTCTAGCAGTTGTGTCATTAGTAATATTATCATTAGCTTTTGTTATTAAAACCATTCCTGTATTACCTTGTCCACCAGAAACATCTATAGCGCCTTTATTTTTAACTAAATCCTTATATGCTCTTATTGATTTATTTCCTGTTACAGATTCATCCTCTATTACAGCAATACCAGAAGATAAAGAATTTTGTGTTCCATTATCTCCAGTTATCTTTATTGTACCTCTATTTTCAAAAATAGATTTATGTCCTCCAGCACTTTCTAATATTCTTGATGAAAGCTTTAGTCCATAACTTTCTATTCCTCCTAACTTTATTGTTCCTTTTTCAGCATTTATTACTTCTATTCTTGTATTAGTTGAATTTTTTTGTGGTGCATATACTTGAATACCAATGGAACTTTTTCCTTTAAATGAAATTAATCCATCTTTTGTATTTGTTCCATTTACTAATCTATAGTAGTTATTATTTGGATCTGGATCATCAAATTCATGAGTTAAAATCATTCCTATTTTATATCCTACATATCCACCTTCTTTTCCTACTACAGGGTTTCCATCTTTGTCTCTTGCTTCATCAGGGGTTCTAGATACTACTATTTTTTTTGTTCCATATGCACCCTCTCCTCCTAAATTTGGTGCAAGAAATATATCTTTAGAATTAGATGGATTAGCTGTTCCATAACCTACATGTAAGCCTCCTAAACCATCTTTTCCTCTATAACCTTTTTCAGCATCATCTGTTAAAGTTCCTACATTTAGTACTTCTCTTTTCCCTGTTCCAGCATAACTTCCTCCACCATCATTTTGTATTTCATAACCTACAACAAGAGGACCTATCATATTCACTATCGCTTCATTTCTTATTGTTGCACCACCTTTTGCATTATCAAGTGTTGCTACTCTTGAACCACCAACAAGAAAATCTTGATTATTCCATTGTCTTTGATTTGCACCTGGTTGATTATCTACAATGTTTCCCCTAATAGAATCTATTTTTATATCTCCTGTAACTGTAAGAGTTCCACCACCATTTCCACTAATTCTTGTATAATCAAAATATGCTTTTAATAATGCTGAATCAAAATCTCCAATTCCACCACCAGTTTTCCATGCATATATAATTGTAGGAGAATCTCCTAAATCATTACCAGTGATTGTTTTTGTATCGCTTGTATTATAGGATTTTCCATCTCCTGTATGCCTTTGACCATTAATCACATTAGCATCATTTGCTTGTGTCATATAATTACGATATGATCCTAGCTTTATATTAAAAGTAGGTGGTTTTGGTAATTCAACTGTTATTGGATCAGGTGCAACTGGATTAAACTCTTCAATCGCTATTACTGGGGGTGTTGGTGGCACCGGAGCAGCTGGAGTACTCAAGGGTGTAACAGTATTTATTTGAATTGATGGTTGTGTTACACTAACTGGACTCTTTACAACTTCTTTAGGTTTTACTGAAGCACCCAACTCTATTTGTAATATTGGTTCTTGTAAAGTATTGGCAGCTTCTAAACCATAATGTAATCTTTGTTTTTTCATAGCTGAAGTTGTTGCTGGATTTTTAAATTTCTCTAATAGATTAGCAGCTGTTGTATATTCTTCATAAACATTGCTATCAGGAGAAATATTTCTTAAAAATAAATCTTTACTTCTTGTAAATATACCTTCAAATGGGTATTTTTCTTTCTTATCTCCTCTTCCTTTATATGTACCTCTCCAATTATTGTACATATAGTTCATTCCAAATTGCCATGATGACCATGGTGATTTTACTACTTGATCCCCTTGTTCCATCAATTGAATTAACTCTAATTTTAAGCCAGATAATCCTTTTTCATTTTCTGCTCTTGCTTGATCTATTTTTGATTGTAGACCTCCTACAGAATTTCTTAGATTTTCTCTTGATGTAGCTATTTCTTCTCTTGTTGGTACTGCTTCTGCATTATTTACTTCTTCTGAAAATGCACTTACTCCCATCATTAAAAATAATATTGCTAATCCTAGTGAATATTTTACACTTTTGTATCTCTTTACTATTGAACGTAAAGTATTTTCTACTTTATATAGATTATTATTCACTCTTTCAACCCTCCCCCTATTTATTTTCTCTTTGAACTAATTTAAATTCTACTCTTCTGTTTTGTGCTCTTCCTTCTTTTGTTTCGTTAGTCGCTATTGGTTGTTCTTCTCCCATTGCTTCTATTCCCACTATTCTATCTTCTGCTAATCCAAATTCTAGTAACTTAGCTTTTACACTTTCTGCTCTTCTTCTTGAAAGTTTAAAGTTATATGCATTACTTCCTATTGAGTCAGTATGTCCTACTATTGTTATTTCATAATTGTTTTGTTCTACAAATTCTTTTATATTAGTTAATAAATCATAATATTGTGGCTTTACATTTGATTTATCAAAATCAAAATTTAATGATCTTTCATCTAATACTATTGTCATTTCTTTTGGTGCTTCTGAATTTAATATATCTACATTCTTTAATTCTAGCGCATTTATTCTTATACTATTTTCACGCATTTGAGTTGTTGTTAAAGTTTGAACTGCTAATGCTGGTAAAGAAAATACTAATAAGAACAACATTACCATTATTGTTGTTGTTGAGTTTTTTCTCTTTCCCATTGTTTAGCCTCCTTTTCTAATGATACATATTCTTCTGCATATTCTACTTTTCCTTCTTCTATTAATTTATCTAAGTTTTCTGATGGTTTTACATATTTATGGTTTCTTAGGTAATCTTCTATCACATCTAATCTTGCTGTATTGTAGTTTACTACTTTTTGATCTGTACATGCTACTAATGATAGTACTCCTATTGCTAATATCGCTAATTTTTTCATATTCTTTCTCTCCTTTTTAATAATTTACTTTTCTTTCTAATTCCCCAACATTCTTTTCTAAGTTGTCTATCATTTCATTTGTCTTATTGTAGTTTTCAATCTTATCATTTATTTCTAACATTCTTTTCTTGATTCTTTGAACTTCTACATCCATTCTTTCTGATTCTGTCATATCTTTTTCAGATTTCTTTGGAGCTTGCGCAACTTCTTCTCCTTCTGTTACAACTACTTCTCCATTTTCTCCAACAACTTCTGTTGCTTGTGGATTTTCTTTCGCTAATCTTTCTGCTTCTTTTGCTTTTTCTGCTTGCATTTTGTCATATTCTTCTAATAATCTCTTTTTATCTGCATCATCATCTGCAAATGAAACTGAGCCTACTAAAAGTAACGCTAACATTGTTCCAAATAATATTCTATTTTTCACTTTTGCCCCCTTAGTTTTTTATTAATTTTATTATTATTTTACTTCTTCTACTGGTGTTTCTGGTTGAATTTCTGCTGGTGCTGCGTTTTGTTCGACTTGTTGTTCAGCTAGTGCTGCTTCTGCTGCAGTTCCAAGATTAACAGTTGATCTTTGTTTTTCTTCCCCCATAACCCCATAGTAGTCACTTACTTCATTTTCTTCTCTTGCTACACTTCTTACCACTCTTTCATAGAAATCTAATTTATTTAGCGCTTTCTTTCTTGTTAATTCTAATTTTTCCGCTTCTGTTTTTGGTTTTGCTTCTGCTGCTCTTTTTGCTTCAAGCATTTCATCTACATTATCCATTGATGCTATTTCGCTAGGTGACATCCCTAATTCTTTTGCTTCTGCTATAAGTTTTGCTTTTTCTGCTTCCTCTTTTTCTATTTTTTCTCTCATTCTATCTAAGATATCCATTGCTTCTTTTTGTTCTTCTGCGCTCATTGTTGTACTTGCTTCTGCTACAACAGGAGTTGCTTCTTCTGCATATGCTAAAGAAGATAATGCACATAAAAATAGAATACATTTTATATATCTTTTCATATTCTCCTCCCAATTAATTTAATACTTCTAGCAATTTTGTTAATTCTACTATTTGTTGTTCTTTGTCAGCTATTTTTTGTTCTAGTTTGTTGTAGTATTCGTCAAATCTTTTTAATAACTTTTTGTACT
It encodes:
- a CDS encoding YtxH domain-containing protein translates to MGLIRYIEEKRLERERAIRNEKLIGTMKFLASVGAGFTLGILFAPKSGKETRKGIANATKEGLNFVSENLNNAKNYVKDKAANIKEVVAEKYDELRKETIPEKIEDFEEEVQDTADNIEEKAEDVKEKVKKW
- a CDS encoding IS256 family transposase, which encodes MKEKKEVYKVKPLTEGKKNIIASLIEEYDIKTTEDIQEALKDLLGGTIKSMLEAEMDEHIGYEKYQHSDGTNYRNGTKKKNVRSTYGEFQVEVPQDRNSSFEPQIVKKRQKDISEIDQKIINMYARGLTTRQISEQIEEIYGFECSESFISNVTDKVIDKIQDWQNRPLDEVYPIIFIDATHFSVREDNRIKKIAAYVVLGISKDGMKEVLSLEIGENESSKYWLGVLNGLKNRGVKDIMVICADGLTGMKEAIAAAFPQTEYQRCVVHQVRNTLKYVSYKDKKEFSTDLKSIYLAVTETQALENLDKVSEKWKEKYPNSMISWYQNWDVLTPIFKFSLEVRKVIYTTNAIESLNSTYKKLNRQRTVYPSDKALLKVLYLSTMEATKKWSQPLRNWGKVYGEFSIMYEGRF
- a CDS encoding GNAT family N-acetyltransferase, which translates into the protein MELIYIKNPDFEVMKKIVEIEQEAFEGNGNVDLWIIKALIRYGLVFVIKENDKIVCIVEYMQVFNKKSLFLYGISTLKKYRYKGYANYILNETEKILRDLSYEEIELTVAPENEIAINLYKKRGYTQEKLLEDEYGEGIHRYVMKKKLF
- a CDS encoding GlsB/YeaQ/YmgE family stress response membrane protein codes for the protein MGIIAWIILGALSGWIASIIMDKNASMGAMANIITGIIGAFIGGIVFNFLGAQKVTGLNLRECRKKSVNY